One Hordeum vulgare subsp. vulgare chromosome 4H, MorexV3_pseudomolecules_assembly, whole genome shotgun sequence DNA window includes the following coding sequences:
- the LOC123450954 gene encoding uncharacterized protein LOC123450954, with the protein MDGGSGLNIMYADTLKGMGIPMSKLSERSMQFHGVVPGQKAKSLGQIALDVVFGSDKNFRKEKLTFEVVDFQSAYHAILGRPAYARFMARPCYVYLKLKMPGPKGVIT; encoded by the coding sequence atggacggcggcagtggcttgaacatcatgtacgccgacactctcaaggggatgggcattccgatgtccaaactcagcgagagaagcatgcagttccatggagtcgtccctggacaaaAGGCCAAGtctctcggccagatcgcgttggacgtcgttttcggctccgacaagaacttccgcaaggaaaagctgacgttcgaggtggtagacttccagagtgcttaccatgcaattctaggccgcccggcgtatgcgcgtttcatggcccgtccatgttacgtatacctgaagctgaagatgccaggcccgaaaggtgtgatcacc